The DNA window CGTCTGCTTCTGCCCTATGCCAGAGAGGTGTAAGGGTATTGCGCGAGACTCCactcgccacttttccgggtggcagcctaactgtagcctactctaggggcgccaaccgagggatgcaaactccatacagtgaatgggctgcgctctcccgacagcaccccagtgaactgcaggcatggctcgactagtgagtggggacgcaacctgtttacatatctctggtgatgaggctgcacacatgcttctgtctcgctagccaacgtagcctaacgagttaacaccgggcagcaagcacgtgaatcatggctctcttattctgggaatgaaaaacataggctcttcgagaCGTTTAAAaaattaccaaaaacgagccaacgagatgtttcggcgaaacttggcattcctcaggctaggctaccttgtgtttaaagtGCTCCAGCTTTACAGGCAGCTGCGTCTTCCCCcggtccctcccactccccctcgcccttctcatctctcctatgccagcaagcccagcgcgactttcccaattccaaccagttctttgcATGGCTTTTTTAAACGGTGTCAAAAAAaatcacgttgtaggctactgtaggcctacagcaggctatgcaacagtgtgttatttatcggtgcAGCAATATTAAGTGCCCAGTCTAACGGCGTtatgcatgcataacctgaatcacattGTGCggaaactcgccagaaaacgtttgtggaatgggaactttacaaacttatttgacattataagagatgacgacccatgggtggtctatgctttgaaatgcatgtaagcctcgtctttctcagcgctcattttcgccagacaggtagagacaaaaaaaataggtgaaataatacaaattcggttttagtaatcaatcgcttacagtgttcaaattggctcggacaaacgtgaccactataagcggattccactgtaatatgctcatacacacacaaacacacacacacttataatacCTGTATACACACACTGGTCACTGACACTGtgctgagaggtgtgtgtgtgtgtgtgcgtgtgtgtgcgtccccacAGGTATTCAGCTATCAATTGATCAGGAAGGGGAACAAAACACATCATCAGCAGATCTGCGGATACGCAAGactcaggtgtctgtgtgtgtgtgtgtgtgtgtgtgtgtgtgtgtgtgtgtgtgtgtgtgtgtgtgtgtgtgtgtgtgtgtgtgtgtgtgtgtgtgtgtgtgtgtgtgtgtgtgtgtgtgtgtgtgtgtgtgtgtgaatgtgatgttGGGAGTATaatgtgtgctaatttgtgtgtgtgtgtgtgtgtgtgtgtgtgtgtatgtgtagcatgCTACTCTGTCCCGCAGGTTTGTGAGTGTGATGTTGGAGTATAACACAGTCCAGTCTGACTACCGGCAGCGATGCAAGACACTGATACAACGGCAATTAGAGattagtaagacacacacacacacacacacacacacacacacacacacacacacacacacacacacacacacacacacatataaacaaacacacacacacacaagcgcacacaaacacacacacacccacatgaccAGTGTTGCAAGGCTCTTAacaactagagcagtggttcccaacctatgggacggggcccactggtgggccctgaaggtattccaagtgggccttgaaataattttccgaaaataataatcatatttttggtgtgtgttgctgttgatttattctgctgttgagttttattcttaattgggtcagaggccggcaccaaacatttttgacaatttcaagagggccccaagttgaaaaaggttgggaacccctgaactagagaatagtgacacacacacacacacacacacacacacacacacacacacacacacacacacacacacacacacacacacacacacaggcgtcatGTTCAAAATCTGGACTCACTCACATCCAACACTAAATGATATGAATAAACTTATGTCACAATGGTGTATACCTACTGTACTAGAGgcttctccagtgtgtgtgtgtgtgtgtatgtgtgtgtgtgtgtgtgttctgacagcTGGTAGGACTACAACCAATGAGGACCTGGAGACAATGTTGGAGAGCGAGAACCCTAACATCTTTACCACTGGagtgagtaacacacacgcaggcacgcacgtacacacgcccgcacgcacgcacacacacacatacacacacacacacacatacacacacaaacacacgaacacagtctcatcccaacatGTCAATTCCTGACTGCTGTTGACCAGGTGGCAATTTTGCCTGTTGACGAGGTCGCCTAAACCTAGActtttccctaaacctaaccatcaGTGAAGGTATGCTGCCTTTGAGGCGCACGTCACTTTTTGACAGCAAGGGCATAACTTACACGAAAAAACTGCTAATGGTAGTCAGAAAGTGACGAGTTTGGATGATGCGTTGTAGTaccctacccaggctccgccctcgcagtgacgcaacaccttcggctcagctacactagCTCAGGCCAGGAGCTTGTTCATGAAGACTCCCTTCCCTCCACAGTGgcaaactccacccactttgtcgggaactaatcaactttgagcatttccaaccccctgggtagaggcgtgttcaaggcggtGATGTTGTTCAagtagagacgttctattgggactaagaaatgtttggtttaaactttgtctCAGtgtgttctgccctcgaccaatAGTAAacgaagggaggtgggtcaaccatgccgtttttaaggccattaactcattggctgccttagcagtcgagtgacgtcatttcgaatagtgacgccccctgccttcgacgtccttcgccgataattgcgtttttttacagtcacgccttgaggacggtctgacctatgttgtgtattaatttcacgcctctagtcatgttctaactgttcctgtaggtggcagaagtgtccttaggaacagtcagggcagggcattagctcacatcaagaggaaatgtcaagacaaaaacatccctttttactattataatctcaaaagtagcatagcaaaatcatttttgaaagtaaagcacctgtgacagtagtctactttcttgccctctgattttaacacaggtattctactgattttagtgtcagagcctgacaaaaaaaaaaaacttcctctcatgatcaaaatacacccccctgttgccatctagctagtaggcattgtaactagcttgcccaaaatacaccatgttcaaccagagatgatctgtgtggcaactgtttcattttggataatgtgatcagcctacacaacatcaggatgatgtgtacaaaagatcatctaacaggaaaatgcacgggacttgtggtcacctcggttgggaatgtttggctattgtttgctacgctagctagctagcacgaaatcgctaacaacttacaactaagcctaaataaaggagccttggtaagtcaactatttttactcattctacagttgcagttgtggatctgtatagtatgatcagcttactgtatcatcaaaaagacaggggggttgcagattcttggaacagagtaggctagcctttgtgtctggtcagatacattcagctcacattgagaaagcattgcacttagcctcagaccagctagccttcctcactccaatcggcttgtgaaatgttggatatgtgagtagtactttatcaaaagaaaattcattgaacaatatatgacaagatcactatagcagaaacatgatgactgtaatcatcaatctgcaaattgtccgctctgccaaagaagcagcagtaagctaagttgtgctgcctgcctgcctgcctctcagttcacatggtacaggaggaaacaaatcagctgtggtttgttccccaacgagaggactacaggctaaacagagggactatgagacagtatttctgtgagtttagtatttcacatgagttacatgcacctgctgtcatgatccattgtgcgcgccagcaacaaaccaaaacactcttgttttcaagcccaccccgttatatttcagtacattattaggttgaaaagaccatacaaacgatcttttgttctggctacagatgacaggagactctgtaatagcatctgataggtttggagttgttaggacggttacattatgagcaaaaacacttgcaattataggtcaacttcaaatggcgttttctcagctttttggctagaaaacagcattttggcgaattccacttattttcaacagatgattatgaaagaacggaaaggggtagagagacaccgtttttttctgatgacagatgagcgtctaatctgtgttttgataggtatggtgttgacatagacacagaactcaattttctgtgagcctccaaaaaacacccaaaatgctgaaaaatctctggcactctgggttactcttttatgaaaatggctggcagccaatgagttaagaatgttcgttgttatgctcttggtcagaccaagtctcgaagagatttgaaagtcatgataatcaggcaagcgtTGTAGCAGACACACAAATGTCCTGTCATGTTTACCACTGGGGAGACCCTCATCTTGCCATGTTCAcagacagggccggttctagtcaatatggtgccctaggcaagcatcCCTTTGCTTTTAGAAACGTCTTTGTGcgtttagaaattggcatctgtaaattTAGCGtcgtacatctgatcgagcacagctgatctagtaccaacTGAGCGTCCATGAATAATcagtgtcaatgtaaagtttaatgttttatttcactttcactttattttACATtctgttagcctgataaaccagcctaaatgtgagattggatgtgtaatttagtctggccccgatgaacgatacatccgaagattgttgatgagaaaaacccgttgtctttcaaaccgtgcctgtgcctataggccggcgctctgaccaatcagcgctatctttctcgttgatgtgctttcccaacgttgtgaacttcgtcgtcactccctcaaaaccccgcccgctttgattcaaaacaaattcaaaacaattttctgcattgtgattggtttgtcagattcttggcaagcctggcagaccactcaaacgatgcgagaccagaccactcgcagccgaaaaatgtcagcgtccagcgggtggcgctggtttactaggctataaTTCTGTGGAATTTTAAGGCGTTACTATGCCGCCAAGGCATTTGGCACTGCCTTGTCTGCCCATGCCTAGCGCCGGCCATGTTcacagataggtgtgtgtgtgtgtgtgtgtgtgtgtgtgtctgtgtctgtgtctgtgtctgtgtgtgtgtgcgcgcacgtttagGTGGTGTTGGATTCCAAGATGGCAGCGGCGATGAGTGAGATCGAGTCGCGGCATGATGACATCATCAGGCTGGAGACGAGCATCAGAGAGCTGCACGACATGTTCATAGATATGGCCATGATTATAGagaaccaggtacacacacacgcacacacacacacacacacaggcacacccaaacacacacacacacacacttcacgcacacacaattacacacacatacgcacacgcgcgcatgcacacacaattacacacacaattacacacacacacatacgcacatgcacaacacacatgcacgtacacatgtgtgtgtctgtgtgtgtgtgtgtgtgtgtgtgtgtgtgtgtgtgtgtgtgtgtgtgtgtgtgtgtgtgtgtgtgtgtgtgtgtgttaatagcaTAATGAATAGACAAGTGTCAaatatgactttgtgtgtgtgtgtgtgtgtatgtgtgtgtgtgtgtgtgtgtgtgtgtgtgtgtgtgtgtgtgtgtgtgtgtgtgtgtgtgtgtgtgtgtgtgtgtgtgtgtgtgtgtgtgtgtgtgtgtgtgtgtgtacgcgtgcacacacgggcgtgtgtgcatgtgtgtgtgtgtgtgtgtgtgtgtgtgtgtgtgtgtgtgtgtgtgtgtgtgtgtgtgtgtgtgtgtgtgtagggagggctAGTTAATAACATAGAGAGGAACGTGTCCAGTGCTGCGGCGTACGTGGAGAGGGCAAAGGAGGAGACCAAACACGCCGTTCTCATACGCAAAAGTGGACGCaaggtgggacacacacacacacacacacacacatacacacattacagacacgaacaaacacacgcacggacacacacacacgcacacacagacagacacaagcacacgcacggacacacacacacacacatacagtacatatactttTCATTGTCACTCTCTTTGTTCCTTATAacatctccgctcctctcctttctcctcttctctcttctcctctcctctcttatcttctcctcttctctattctcctctcctctgctttcctatcatctcttcttctcttctcctctcctttcttctcttctatattctcctctcttttcctctcctttcttctcttctcctctcctttctcttcctctcctctcctctcttttcttctgttctcctatactctcctttcttctcatttcatctcttcttctctcctctcctcttctctttcatctcctttctcatctcttctcttctcttctcttctcttctcttctcttctcttctcttctcttctcttctcttctcttctctcctctcctctcccctctcctctcctcttctgttttcTTCCATCCTCTTCTCACCACAGAAGCTGTTGCTGATTGGCGGTTGTGTGGCTGTCATTCTAGCTGTTCTCATCACCTCATTGGCCCTTGGCCTCAGCTAGCTGTTCTCATCACCTCATTGGCCCTTGGCCTCAGCTAGGCCCCTCCCTTCTTCACCTCATGACCAAAGGCCCTCATGTTGttgatgtgttgttgttttgtttgtttagtttctTTTGgaatttaaagcaacactaagtagttATTCCTGTTTGGTGTCTCTAAAAGTTGGAAGGGGAAGTGGAAGCACCACTCTTAGAGAACTGGGTAGAATCCTGCAGATGGTTCCCACAACTGTTTGGTTgtcagaagtgtcaaaagtaaaggtaaaTTCCCAGTCAATTTCCCGGTTTTATGCTGACCACTCAAAAGTTTGATTTTTGTCGTGATTCTTTCCTGCCATCATCAATTTTGTAGTATTACTGATGGCTTTATAAGCTTGGCTTTATAAGCAAATAACTGCCGCTCCATGTGAACCTGCCAATTTGTCATATTGATAGACATCATAGACATCTTTTGCtgcaaccagggaagctgacaaggggggggggggtgctttcagaggactttgtcctgggcccagccaaagctgtcagcggccctgtctacaACACCTACAGGACTATGTTCTGACTGGCACCAAATCCTACAGGAGTTTACCGTACCTGTACTGCAAAGCTCGAAAACTTCTTGGTGTTCCTTTCAATGTTGTCTTCCTTGCAGAGGAATGATGTTTGAATTGGTAGTTTTTATGTTGCATTTCTCCAAATGCCAATGATGACAGCAGAGGCCAAAGAACATTGAGGGATTATGGAAAAGGGAACCTGCTTTGccatatgatattatattatacagatggtgtaacttcaatccgCTCACAACATTACCGTACCGCGGCAGCGCagcgtgatcattacaccctgtggccattcggaatgcggggggcagtatagcactgcttttgtaTGCTACTATATATGAACTTTTCACTATATTGTACTTTATGTACCTATTGTACCTTTATGTTAAGTTTGGAATGTTTGCCCCTTTTGCACCAAGTTCAATTCGTTTGATTCCAATCATTTTTGGATTCAATAAATTATTTTTCTATTACAGTATGGAAGAGTATGTGTTCAATCCGAGGCCTACTGTTTCTCATCACTACACAGGAACAAACTTTGGTAAaaacacacatgtaacacacCCTTAAACACACACGATGACCCTTAAGGAAGCCCCGTACAACACACATGATGACCCCTTCCTGTAAATACACCCCCCTACAACACATGTACCCCCACCCCAATGATACTTGCACCACCCCTTCTATATTATGAAACACACATAATTCCTGTAATATATGCACCACACCAAAAGCGTTTTGTAAAAAGCGGATTTATTGATCAGCATTATAAACCAAAAGTGATGCAACAGCTTTATAAGCATAACTGCCCTctaaaggcagtgtgtgtgtgtgtgtgtgtgtgtgtgtgtgtgtgtgtgtgtgtgtgtgtgctagtgtgtgtatgatgcacagagtgtgtgtgttcgtgtgtttgatcactgtgtggaggtgtgtgtgtgtgtgtgtgtgcggtcagtgtgtgttgatgttggtgtgtgtattgAATAGTAGGTCTGGCGTGGTGGTAGTCTTCATGTGCTGCTGGTTGCTTGGCGTTTGTGGGAGGTCCTTAAGGTTGACTGGCGGCTGGATGTGCGTGCTGGTTGGTGGCTGAAGGTGTGTGGAGGTCTCCGATTGGTCCATTCCTCTAGGGGGTTGTGGCTTACGGTGCAGCGTGGCAAGAAGGCGGATCCTGAACGTCctgcagaggcagacacacacacacacacacacacacacacacacacacacacacacacacacacacacacacacacacacacacacacacacacacacacacacacacattatactaaCCTGCAGAGGTAGACGTATATGAGAGGGTCCAGACAGACGTTGGTGGTGCACAACCACagggtggccacacacacacacacacacacacacacacacacacacacacacacacacacacacacacattatactaaCCTGCAGAGGTAGACCTATATATATGAGAGGGTCAAGACAGACGTTGGTGGTGCACAGCCACagggtggccacacacacacacacacacacacacacacacacacacacacacacacacacacacacacacacacattatactaaTCTGCAGAGGTAGACGTACGGTATATATATGAGAGGGTCCAGACAGACGTTGGTGGTGCACAACCACagggtggccacacacacacacacacacacacacacacacacacacacacacacacacacacatacacacacacactatactaacCTGCAGAGGTAGACGTATATGAGAGGGTCAAGACAGACGTTGGTGGTGCACAGCCACagggtggccacacacacacacacacacacacacacacacacacacacacacacacacacacacacacacacacacacacactatactaacCTGCAGAGGTAGACCTATATATATGAGAGGGTCAAGACAGACGTTGGTGGTGCACAGCCACagggtggccacacacacacacacacacacacacacacacacacacacacacacacacacacacacacacacacacacacacacacactatactaacCTGCAGAGGTAGACGTATATGAGAGGGTCCAGACAGACGTTGGTGGTGCACATGCACagggtggccacacacacacacacacacacattatactaaCCTGCAGAGGTAGACGTATATGAGTGGGTCAAGACAGACGTTGGTGGTGCACAGCCACAGGGTCGCCTCTTTGACCCCGTACAGGATGTTCTGCACCCAGCAGCGGCTCTCGCTACTGCGCGTCTGGGTCAGCGTGTACGGCACGCGGTTGAAGTGGAACGGCGCGAAGCACACAAAGAACACGcccaccaccacaaacacctgcgtatcaagcacacacacaggcatgcatttcagggtcagtgtgtgtgtttgtgagcatgctATTGTCCGCCTGTTATACTACGCCCATGGGGATCTAAAGTGTTGGCATATAACCTTGTTCATATCAGAAGCGACCAATGTGAACGGaccgacggaagtcattatttctctatagagggtgcgcgaccagcgctaccagagtGAATTCGACAGGGGAGAAGCTTCctgagcaaccagagcgaatttttaACAATAAAAAGttagctaatcttatggtaatgagctatgatgcagttcgacgaaaaccaattggaatgttcatatcaacgaatgtcccaggctgacaagccagagccgttatgtgattaactaaatcaaacatgtcaatgtcgcgtCCAGAGCAAATACAGTAAATTCAAGGCAAAGCTTCTTCTGCTACCACCGCTACCAGAAGTTTGCTCCTGGTCTGAACGCGGGATGAGAGGGTCTCGGTGGTTGTGGTCCTACAGGGTTGCGGAGAGAAGGGAATGCTTGCATAAAACCACGACTATTACATGCTGTATAAGTATCTTCTATGATAGCCACGTTTagcaagaaaaaaatgttttgcgcTTGGAATATGATGTGGGATGGGGTCGTGAAAAATATTCGTGAATCCAAAAGAGGGTCCCTTCAGAAAAAGTTTGTGAACTACTGGCATAGAAGATCTAGCCTGGCCAAAAGCCGACTGATGACTCTGTCACATAGTCTGgaccaagctaagaggaatccgtttccCTGGGGGGTGGGAGacggtctgaccttactctgcaatttaaattaattggagttccgaattcaaattcaaattcaaattgtgctttattagcatgactgttacaatgcAGTGTTGCcacagcatacaaataacaagacaaaattgtgaatagtgttaccttaaacAATCAATAACGAACTCTGCttgttctgcatcaccactctcaactgtttgctgattagcAGAACCGTAAGCGAACCAagctaggagggttgggccagactatgtacggagCAAAAATATTTGGGTGGAAGTACGTTGGTAGCATCGCCAGGCTATAGAAGACCCCTCCATCGCTTGCATCCGCAAGATTTGATAAGTAGCATAGAACTAGTCTTCCAGTGCAGTCTAGTTCTGGCATAATGAAAATAACTCTTTAAAATGTATCATTGCTTACTAACAAATCTAATTTAAGactattattactgtgtgtgtgtgtgtgtgtgtgtgtgtgtgtgtgtgtaccttggcctTGGTCTGTGGTCGTGAGTTGCTGTGTGATGCGCGGTACGACTGGTAGACTTTCTTACTGATGAAGCTGTAGCACACCACCATGAGGAGCAGAGTACCCCAGAAcagcacctaacacacacacacacacacacacacacacacacatgcacacacacgaaaacatacatacacacacacacacatacacacatgcacgcacggacacacacacacacgcacgcacggacacacacacacacacggacacacacatacacacacacgaaaacacacatacacacacacacgcatacacacacgcacgcacagacacacgcacggacacacacatacacacacaaacacacacacacacacacacacacacacacacacacacacacacacacacacacacacacacacacacatttatatagtattatgtgtgtgtacaagaacTGTACAAGACTGCTGTGTGCAATCCAGTCCCCCCAGGACTTCACAGGCATTTTTCACAGGCAAGTTTGGGTGTAAAATACCCAATGTTGCATGAGGTTTTTCAGAAAATCGTGATGACATGTGCtgtgttttttcctttttgttgcgattttgttgcggtgGGAAGTGAAAGTTGAGATAAGTTGCAATTCCCTTTTTGTGATGAAACGTGAGGAATGTCTTTAATGTTGACTTATTATTGAAAAGAAATATCCCACAATAAAGAAAAAAGGGTTCCCCACACTTAAGAGTGAAGGTCACTGGCACATTCCACTCGATCACTCAACACACTTTTAACATTTTTTTCAACAAACCACAATTTtattaattacattttaatttaGTCACATGTCACATCCTCTGTTCTGCTTGCTGCGTTTCATGTGCTTCGCATTCTGATTTTTTTGTGGATTGAAGACTTATTTTTATACTCAACAACCAAATTACATGGTGTGCAAAATAGCTTGCCCTGGCTTTCGTGATGGACATTGGGCAACTGCTTGGCCCTGTCTTTCGCTGTGATTTGTTTTAGGAAGGTGACTTGTTGCGGACATGCCGATTATCATGCACACTGCCAAAAGTCTTGTCGCTTTGCATAGGCCTATGGGGAGGACATTTGGTGACATTTGGTGATAGTAATTTCAGTGCAATACTTCGCCAATGATTggtcaaagttgcgggaaatcctGGTGCTTGGTCAAAGTTGCAAACCTGCCCGGAATTTGTGGGAACTGTCTGAAATTGCATAAGAGTTGCAAATCACAACATTTCGAATTCCTGGAGGGACTTATActctgtgtatactgtgtatgtgtgtgtgtgtgtgtgtgtgtgtgtgtgtgtgtgtgtgtgtgtgtgtgtgtgtgtgtgtgtgtgtgtgtgtgtgtgtgtgtgtgtgtgtgtgtgtgtgtgtgtctttgtatgtgtccgtagtcgtacgtgtgtgtgcgtgtgtgtgtgtgtctttgtatgtgtccatgtcgtgtgtgtgtgtgtgtgtattgtgtgtgtgtgtgtgtgtgtgtgtgcacatgtccgtgcctgtgtgtgtg is part of the Engraulis encrasicolus isolate BLACKSEA-1 chromosome 9, IST_EnEncr_1.0, whole genome shotgun sequence genome and encodes:
- the LOC134455298 gene encoding syntaxin-1A-like — protein: MRDRTHELRHENGCNADEDEDGEVVVDVMRGFMEDFFQQVEAVEVCISSLSQKVEEVKRKHSNILATHSPEPDVRAGLEALMIDIKQLANKVRSSLKGIQLSIDQEGEQNTSSADLRIRKTQHATLSRRFVSVMLEYNTVQSDYRQRCKTLIQRQLEITGRTTTNEDLETMLESENPNIFTTGVVLDSKMAAAMSEIESRHDDIIRLETSIRELHDMFIDMAMIIENQGGLVNNIERNVSSAAAYVERAKEETKHAVLIRKSGRKKLLLIGGCVAVILAVLITSLALGLS